A section of the Mangifera indica cultivar Alphonso chromosome 12, CATAS_Mindica_2.1, whole genome shotgun sequence genome encodes:
- the LOC123192542 gene encoding protein DMP3-like has protein sequence MSVRQRPSISQQPSVSLTTTGGTTNNAPETPKSPSRPPSLSQRAISQTLTTTANLANLLPTGTLLAFQLLTPIFTNNGACDNATRPMTLFLLLLLAVSCFLASFTDSVKSSDGQVYYGLATTKGLFLFDYPDPSGVGLPDLSKYKIRFIDGVHAVLSVLVFGAFALRDKNVLTCFYPTPDREIQEVLNILPVGVGLICSLLFMVFPTRRHGIGYPITPGR, from the coding sequence ATGTCCGTCAGACAGAGGCCTTCAATCTCCCAGCAGCCGTCCGTATCCCTAACAACCACAGGAGGCACCACAAACAACGCCCCGGAAACCCCGAAATCGCCTTCAAGACCGCCGTCGTTATCCCAACGAGCAATCTCTCAAACCCTAACAACCACTGCAAATTTAGCCAACCTTCTCCCCACAGGCACTCTACTCGCCTTTCAGCTTCTCACACCTATTTTCACCAACAATGGCGCCTGCGATAACGCCACACGCCCCATGACgctcttcctcctcctcctcctcgcCGTGTCTTGCTTCCTCGCCTCCTTTACCGACAGTGTCAAGTCATCAGATGGGCAGGTCTACTACGGACTCGCGACGACCAAAGGGCTGTTCTTGTTCGATTATCCAGACCCCTCAGGAGTTGGACTCCCGGATTTGAGCAAGTATAAAATCAGGTTCATTGATGGAGTTCATGCTGTTCTGTCTGTGCTTGTTTTTGGTGCCTTCGCTTTGAGGGACAAGAATGTGTTGACCTGCTTTTATCCGACGCCGGATCGTGAAATTCAGGAGGTTCTGAACATTCTTCCGGTAGGAGTGGGACTAATTTGCAGCTTGTTGTTCATGGTTTTCCCCACGAGGAGACATGGAATCGGGTATCCGATTACGCCAGGCagataa